One genomic region from Fictibacillus marinisediminis encodes:
- a CDS encoding DUF2905 domain-containing protein yields the protein MGIPRLLILMGVILIIIGGLWTFVGKIPGDIVFKKGNTTFYFPIVTSIIISVVLTLIFYVIGRFK from the coding sequence ATGGGAATACCCCGGCTGTTAATACTGATGGGAGTCATCTTGATCATTATCGGTGGTTTATGGACGTTCGTAGGCAAGATTCCCGGCGACATCGTTTTTAAAAAAGGGAACACTACATTTTATTTTCCCATTGTCACATCGATTATTATCAGTGTCGTTCTGACATTGATATTTTATGTGATCGGGCGATTTAAATAG